The sequence TCAAAATTATCCTTATTTGTTTTTCCAAAGGTTACATCAACGCTTATTGCAATATCAGGGTCAATATTAAAGGCGCCGGTTGCCGCACCGCTCAGGTTTATTTCTTCCTGAGTTGAGAAAAGAAAATTAAGCTCATAGTTTGACCTTTTTCCTCTGAGAATTTCCAGACAGCATAAAAGAGCACATACACCGCTTCTGTTATCCATAGCCTTACCGCAAAAACAGTTTCCGTTTAAGGCTGTTGTATTTGCCCTGTAGGTTACAGGGTCGCCTACCTTTACAAGCTTTTTAAGCTTTTGAGCATCATAGCCTGTAAAGATAATAAGCTCGTTAAATTCGGGAAGCTTGTTTCTGTCCTCTTTTGAAAGCATATGAACAGGAGGCACCGCTACTACGCCGAAAACCTCATTCAAGCCGTGAATAATAACCTCACTTGCCAAAAGAGTTCTTAAATCAACACCCTTTGCGCCCACAAAGACTTCTCCGTTATCGCTGATTTTAGTAACATACATACTTATTTCGTCATAATGGGCATCTACTAAAATTTTTCTTGCCTTGGGGTTGTAGGATGGGATTTTTGCAATTACATTTCCCGAAGCATCTATTGAAATTTTATCCGTATATCTTTTTAGATACTGCACTATAACATTTGCCGCCGCACCCTCACGTCCCGAAGGTCCGTAGCAAAGAGTAAGCGCATTTAAAAGCTCTTTTAAATATTGAGTCACGATCTTTAAGCCTCCTTATTTTATCTATTTTATCATATAAACCCTTTAATATCAACATACTTTTTAATTCTTTTGAGTCTTTATTTTTAAAAAGAATATGATATAATATCAATTAAGTATAAATAAAGGAAGGTAATTTTTTGCTTATCGCACTTATCATTTTTGCACTTACATATATTCTGATGCTTTCCTTCCAGAAATACCGTCCGCATATAGCCTTAATCTCAGCTCTTATCTATATTATTTTAGGCTGCTGCGGTATGTATAATATGGGTATTGCATCGGCTTTTGGGGCAATAGATTTCAATGTGCTTTTGATGATAGGCGGAACTATGGGTATAGTAACTCTTTTTATAGAGAGCAAAATGCCTGCCCGTCTTGCAGAAATGCTTATATCAAAGGTTCCGAATGTAAAATGGGCAGTAACAGTGCTTGCGCTTTTTGCAGGAGTTATAAGCGCCTTTGTAGACAATGTTGCAACTGTGCTTATGGTCGCTCCCATAGGTCTTGCAATATCTAAAAAGCTTAATATTTCACCTGTATCCGTATTGATTGCTATTGCTGTTTCCTCAAATTTGCAAGGTGCGGCTACTCTGGTAGGAGATACTACGAGTATTTTGCTCGGCGGCTTTGCTGATATGAATTTTCTTGAATTCTTCTTTATGCACGGCAAATTCGGAATTTTCTGGGGTGTTGAGTTAGGTGCTTTGGCATCAATTTTCGTTCTTTTGTTTTTATTTCGAAAGCAAAAGGAAAAAATATCGGCAGAGGTGGAAACAGAGGTAGAGGACTATTTCCCCTCAGTGCTTATGATTGGCACTGTTGTTTTACTTATTTGTGCTTCCTTTTTACCCGCACCTACAAGCAACAGTATTCTTATTACCATTTATAATCTTCGTGCAGGTCTTATTTGTCTTGCTCTTTGTATTATCGGAGTTATCCGTGCTTGCCTTAAAAGCAAGAAAGCAGAGCCGTTTATTCAGGTTATTAAGGACTTGGATAAGGACACTCTTTTGTTACTGTTAGGCTTATTTATAATTATTGAAGGCATTACTGCAGCGGGTGTAATAGATGCCGCCGCTGACCTTTTCTATAAGATTGCAGGAAATAATCCTTTTGTTTTATATACGCTTATTGTATTCGTATCGGTTATTTTATCTGCCTTTATAGATAATATTCCTTACGTTGCAACTATGCTTCCCGTTATTCAGTCTATTGCGGCGCTTATGAATTCGGGCGCAGGAGCTGAGCCCTATGTTTTCTATTTCGGTCTTCTTATAGGTGCAACCTTGGGCGGAAATCTTACTCCCATCGGTGCTTCCGCAAATATTGCGGCAATCGGTATCTTGCGTAAAAACGGCTATACGGTTAAAACAAGTGATTTTCTTAAAATCGGTGTTCCCTTTACCATCGCAGCAGTGCTTACAGGCTATATCTACATATGGCTTGTTTGGGGGCTTTAATTTAATTATAAAAGGAGAAAAATATGGATTTATTTGACGTACTATCCCTTATCGGCGGTCTTTGTCTGTTCTTGTTCGGTATGAACGTAATGGGCGACTCGTTGGAAAAATCAGCAGGCGACGGGCTTAAATCACTTTTAAGCAAGCTGACAACGGGAAGAATGGCAGGCTTTTTCACAGGTCTTTGTGTAACCTCTGTTATTCAGTCATCTTCTGCAACAACCGTTATGGTTGTAGGCTTTGTAAACTCGGGAGTTATGTCCTTGCGTCAGGCTATCAACGTAATTATGGGCGCAAACGTCGGAACAACTGTTACCGCTTGGCTTCTCAGCCTTTCGGGTATTGAGGGAGACTCTCTTATTGTTCAGCTTTTCAAGCCTACTTCTTTCACCCCCATATTAGCTTTAATAGGAACCTTGCTTTATATGGGCTCAAAAAGCCATAAAAAGAAAGATATCGGTATGATTCTTTTGGGCTTTGCAACGCTAATGTGCGGAATGGATATTATGTCAAGTGCTGTTTCGGGTCTTAAGGATGTTCCCGAATTCAGAAATATTCTGACTATGTTCTCAAACCCCATTTTCGGAGTTCTTGCAGGTGCGATTGTTACAGGTATTATTCAATCCTCCTCTGCTTCTGTCGGAATTTTGCAGGCGCTTTCTTCAACAGGTCAGATAACTATAGGCGCTTCTATTCCGATTATTATGGGTCAGAATATAGGTACTTGTGTAACTGCTCTTCTCTCCTCAGTGGGAACAAACCGCAACGCACGCCGTACCTCAGTTGTCCACCTCTCCTTTAACATTATAGGTACAGTTGTAATTTTAACTGTTTACTGTACGCTTAATGCGATTTTGAATTTATCATTTGTAAATCTTTCTGCCAACCAATTCTCAATAGCAGTAACACATACAGTTTTCAATGTAGTTTGTACAGCTCTTATGCTTCCTGCCAGCGCACTTTTAGAAAAGCTTTCATATAAAGTTATTCCTGAGCCTGCAGGCAATGAAAACGAGGAAGAAAAGGTTGAAATTGACCAACGTCTTATGGCAACTCCTGCAATTGCTATTGAGCGTTGCCGTGTGCTTACCGAGAAAATGGCGCACATTACTCAAAAAGGACTTACTAAAGCCATCAATTTGCTTGATAAATATGACGTAGATGAGGCTACAAAGGTTCGTTCTTATGAAAAAAATGCAGACACCTATGAGGATACTTTAATATCCTACCTTGTTAAGCTTAATACCTTCCCCATGAGCGATAAGGACTCCAATGAGTCAAGTAAGCTTTTGTTTGTAATAGGAGATTTTGAGCGTATTTCCGACCATTCTGTAAATCTTTTGGAGTCTGTTGAGGAAATCAGAAACAAAGAAGTTCCCTTTAGTGAACAAGCTAAAAAAGAGCTGTCTGTTTTAACTCAGGCAGTTTCTGAAATTGTTGATTTGGCAGTTAATGCCTTTAACAATAACGACCTTGATGCCGCAGCTAAAATTGAGCCCTTGGAGCAGGTTATTGACTCCCTGAAGGAACAGCTTCGTACTCAGCATATATCACGCTTGCAAAAATATGAATGTTCCATTGAAGCAGGCTTTGTATGGGCTGATTTGCTTACAAACTTAGAAAGAATTGCAGACCACTGTTCAAATATCGCAGGCTGTATTATAGAAATGGCTCACGATAGTATGGACGTTCACGAATATTTGAACAAAATTAAAGCTACAAGCCCTGAATTTGCAAAAATGCAGCAGCTTTACAGCCAAAAATACAGCATTAACTAAGCATAAAAGGGACCGTAAAAAACAAAATTTTACGGTCTCTTTTTAGTTATTGATATTTTGAAGAAAATGTTGTATAATTGATATAATACCTGAAGAAAGGAAGCCGAATTAAATTCGGCGAGGTAATTTCAAATGATTAAAAAGAAAATTTTATCGTTGCTTGAGAAAAACGGAAGACTTACTCCTGCAGAAATAGGAGTTATGGTCGGAATAAATGAACAAGAAGCGGCGGCATATATAGCTGAAATGGAAGCGGACAAGGTAATTGTCGGCTATTCGGCATTGATAGATTGGGACAAGGCAGATAAATCTTCAGTTCATGCGCTTATTGAAATAAAGGTTATTCCGCAAAAAAGCCAAGGCTTTGATTCGGTTGCAAAAACTATTTGCAAATTCGAAGAGGTTAAAAATCTCTATCTTATGAGCGGCGGCTTTGACCTTGCTGTTATGGTTGAGGGCAAAAGCCTTAGAGATGTTGCTATGTTTGTTTCTGAAAGACTTTCTTTTATTGACGGTGTAACGGCAACAGCTACTCATTTCGTGCTCAAAAAATATAAGGATAGCGGAGTCTTCTTCGGGGCAGAAGATGCTGACGAAAGAGGATGTTTGGGAATATGATAGATTATAATAAGCTTTTATCTAAAAAAATACAGCAGGTAAAGCCTTCGGGTATCCGCCGTTTTTTTGATATTGCAGAGGAGCTTTCCGATTGTGTTTCTTTGGGTGTCGGTGAGCCTGATTTTGTTACGCCGTGGCATATACGCCGTGCAGGAATCCGTTCTCTTGAAGAGGGACATACTCACTATACGTCAAACTGGGGACTTATGTCCTTGCGTGAGGCAATATCGGAATATCTTAAGCGCCGTTTTGATATGACTTACTGCGCTAAAAACGAAATCGTTGTTACAGTCGGCGGCAGTGAAGCTATTGATATGTGCATCCGTGCCGTTGTAGACAATGGGGATGAGGTGCTTATTCCCGAGCCTTCTTTTGTGTGCTACAGCCCCATAACAAGTCTTTCAGGCGGTGTTCCCGTAGCTCTTCCCACCTATGAGAAGGACAATTTTAAGCTTACTGCTGAAACACTCAAAAAGGCTATTACCGAAAAGACCAAGCTTCTTGTGCTTCCTTTTCCCAACAACCCTACAGGTGCTGTTATGGAAAAAGAGGATTTGGAAAAAATAGCAGAGGTTATAAGGGACAAGGATATTTTAGTGCTGTCCGATGAAATTTATGCAGAGCTTACCTATAAGGGTAAGCATACGTCAATTTCCTGTATTGAAGGAATGTGGGAAAAGACTATAGTTGTAAGCGGCTTTTCAAAAGCTTTTGCTATGACAGGCTGGCGTTTGGGATATGCCTGCGGTCCTCGGGAAATAATAGAACAGATGACAAAGGCGCATCAATACGCAATTATGAGTGCGCCCACAACAGCTCAGTATGCTGCCATTGAAGCTATGAGAAACAGCGATGACGACATAGAGTATATGAAAAATGAATATGATATGAGAAGACGCTATCTTGTAAATGCTCTTCGTCAGATAGGAATGGATTGCTTTGAGCCCTTGGGAGCTTTTTATGTTTTCCCGTCAATCAAAAAGTTCGGACTGAGCAGTGAAGAATTTTGTGAAAGACTTATCCGTCAGGAAAGATGCGCAGTTATACCCGGCAACGCTTTCGGAGAATTGGGCGAAGGCTTTGTAAGACTTTCATATGCTTATTCATTGGAAAACTTAAAAAAAGCTGTTGAAAGAATAGAAAAATTTATAAAAACACTTTAAAAGGAGTTTTTGAAAAATGAAAAAATTATCAGGTGGAATTATCGCTTTAATAGTGGTGGGAGTAATTCTTCTTATCGCTGTAATTTCTGGAGTTTCTGCATATAACGGATTGGTTGAGCTTGAAGAGGGAATAAAGAGCAAAAGCTCTCAGATAGATAATCAGCTTCAAAGAAGAGCAGACCTTATTCCTAACCTTGTTTCAACAGTAAAAGGATATACAACCCACGAAACAGAGGCTATTGAAGCGGTTACCTCTGCAAGAGCAAAGCTTACGGGCGCTTCTGACACAGAGGACAGATTAGAGGCAAATGACGAGCTTTCAACAGCTTTGTCAAGACTTTTGGTTATTGTAGAAAATTATCCTGAGCTTAAGGCTGACACTCAGTTTACAGCTTTAACAGACGAGCTTTCGGGAACAGAAAGCCGTATTGCCACAGCAAGAAAAGACTACAATGACGCTGTTGAAAAATATAACAGAAAAATCCGTACCTTCCCTGCAAATATTTTCTCGGGACTTTTCGGATTTGAAAAAGCTGAATATTTTGAAGCTGACGAAGGCGCTTCAAAGGTGCCGGAAGTAAATTTTGATTGATTATGAGAAAAATAGCTGTATTTGCGCTTGTTGTAATGCTTTTCAGTATAAGCTGTTTTGCACAGCCGGCGGCAACAAGCGAGTTCTTTGTAAATGATTTTGCAGATGTATTAAATGAAGAAACAGAAAATCAAATTCTTGCCATAGGCGCTCAGCTTCAAAAGGATACTACTGCACAGCTTGTGGCAGTTACTGTTGACACAACTGACGGGCAGGAAATCAATGAATATACTCTCAACTTAGGTCGTAAGTGGGGAGTGGGACAAGAGGATAAAAATAACGGTGTCGTTCTTTTGGTTGCCGTAGAGGACAGAGAAATAAGCATACAGGTAGGCTACGGTCTTGAAGGCAGACTTAATGACTCTAAGGTCGGACGTATTCTTGATAATTATGCTGTTCCTTATTTGAAGGATAATAATTTTTCTGAAGGATTGGAAAATGCTTACAAGGCTTTGACATCAGAAATATACGCAGAATACGATATTGAAATGCCCGAAAATTTTGACTTACCTGAGGCTTTGCCCGAAGAAGATGAAGATATAGATATACTATCTGTTATAATTTTTATAATTGTACTGTTAGTGATATTTTCTGGCGGTAGATTTTTACCCTTTTTCCATTTTGGAGGATTTCACGGCGGCGGCTTCGGCGGAGGCTTTAGAGGCGGAAGCTCGGGCGGCGGTTTCAGAGGAGGCGGCGGAAGCTTTGGCGGAGGCGGCGCTTCCAGAGGATTTTAAATATAAAAAAGCTGTTCGCAGTATTGTCGGACAGCTTTATTTAAAAAGAGGGCAAATTAATGTCAAATATAGTTATTATAGGCTCAGGACCTGCAGGAGTTTCTGCAGCCTTATACACATCACGTGCAAATATTGATACTCTTGTTATTTCAAACGAAAGCTCTGCCTTATTGAAGGCTGAAAAAATCGAAAATTATTACGGCTTTGAAGAAGCAATTTCGGGTAAAGAATTGCACGACAACGCCATAGAGGGCGCAAAAAAAGCAGGCGCACGCTTTGTAAAGGAAGAGGTTGTGGGCATAGGCTTTGAAGAAAGATTATGCGTTTATACCGATAAAAATAAATACTCGGCAGACAGCGTTATAATAGCGACAGGCGCTTCAAGAAAAGCACCTTTAATAAAAGGAATTGCCGAATTTGAGGGCAGAGGCGTAAGCTACTGCGCCGTTTGTGATGCTTTCTTTTACAGGGGCAAAAATGTTGCCGTTATAGGTAACTCAAGCTATGCGCTTCACGAGGCAAAGGAGCTTTTGCCCGTTGTAAATTCAGTAGTTTTGCTGACAGACGGTAAGCCTCTTGAGGTAGAAACAGATATCGAAACAATTAATACAAAAATTTCGGAAATTATAGGAAACGAAACAGTAAACGGCGTTTTATTTGAAGATAACAGTAAAATAGAAATTGACGGTCTTTTTGTAGCAATAGGCGTTGCGGGAAGCACCGAGCTTGCCAAAAAAATAGGAATTTTAACTGAAAAAGGCAAAATAGTTGTCGATGAAAATATGGCAACAAATGTCCCCGGAATTTTCTCTGCAGGGGACTGCAACGGAGGACTTTTACAGATATCAAAGGCAGTCAGCGAGGGCGCCGTTGCAGGTACACAAGCAATAAAATATATCCGCGGAAAATAGCGTGTTATCTTTAACAGATAACACGCAGCGATATAAATCCCGTAAGGAATTTATATCATATCGCATCGGAGCAAAGTGACGATATATCGCACGAGCAAAGCGAGTATATCGCGTTTGCAGAGCAAACATATCGCCTAACTATCATTATAATAAACATTGAAGGTGTAAAAAATGAAAAAAGCATTGTTTCGTATTTGTGCTATATTGTTAACAATTACTATTCTGATTACTACAGCACCTATGTCAGCGTTGGCATTATCAGCAAAAGAGCAAGAAGACTTTTATCGCGTTAACACGTGGTGGCAGGATGAGTATAACAAACAATACATAGATTGGCTACTTGAATCCGATAATTTTATGTATCACTTAGATGTATCTACAGGTAATATAATCTATGGTAGCCTGAATTTAGACCCAAAGCAGCGTAAAGATAATTTCGTTGAGATTTTAACTTCATTTATCGGATTATCATACGATGAAATTCGGGAGCAAAGTGCCGCCGAAGCATTTAGTGATATTTCTGTAGAATTTTTAGACGGTTTTAAAGAATTTTTAGAGGACACAAAACTATATACCGTTGATCAATTCAAGTATATAGAAAAAGCAATAAATGAGACATCCAATTATTATCTAAACTATTATTATGGTATTAATACCGATATGGGAGAATATGGGTATCAGGCTATATATGAAAGAATACAAAGTGCATTTGATAATAATGTTCAAGACTTTGATTGGTCCGATCATAAAGATGAAACTCTGCAAGAATTTTATAATTTTGTAGATTCTTCCGAATGGCATAAAAAGCTTTCAAACGTATCAGATATTTTCAGTGCTGTTGGTGAAACTATACAATTATCAAAAGATGGATTCGCTCTGATCGGGGAACTTGAGTCATATAACAAAACCGATGAGAAATTAGTTGAATTGTTAAAGTATATTAGAGCAAAAACAACCGACAGTGCACTTAGAGCAGCCTGCGATGAAATTATCGCAAGATTTGGGAATAGTTATACGATCAATATTATACAGGGAATTTTACAAATTGCCGGTGATAAAACATTAGAGTGGACTTTTGATAATGTGAAAGATTTAATTTATTCGCATTGTGGTATTTATGCACTTTTTGCAAAAATTGGTATTACTGCAGGGAATGTTGTATCTGACCTGTGGTTTAACACAACAGAGACAAAGCAGCAAATGCAAACGATTTACTGTTTGGATCATATTTCTGAACTTTTGGTGCCTATGATCCAAAGTGAGTTGCAGGATTTATATTCTTATAATGGAGCGTCAGATTTTGCTGCAGCTTATGCTGCTGATGCTATTTATCATATGAGCGTGTTGATAGAACTGCGAAAGAAAGGAGAAGAAAATTACTATAAACTTAAGGACAGCGTTTACGGTTCAAGTATAATTGAAGCCTGTAAAACTTTGGGTTGGGGTAGCTTTGCTGATGACGAACAAATTATAGAAGCGTGGTATTCTGAATTTACATATGTTATCGAAGCTGTAAGAGAAAGCCTCTATAAGATGATTCCAGCTTATCATTATTACAAAAAGCCAGAGCCTGTCGAGTTTGAAAAAGAAGGCTCGCGATTAATTTCTTATAACGGTAATTCTGTAAATGTATACATTCCAAAGGATGTATATTGCAATACGATTGATTCGTATGCTTTTAACCGCAATGAAACAATTGAAAGTGTCAATATTCCGTATACTATTAAAACGATCAACACAAATGCTTTTTATAATTGTACAAACTTAAAAAGTGTTACAATCAATTTTACAGAAGCAGTTATTGCAGATGAAGCATTTGTAAATTGCCATAAAAATTTTACGATCTATGGCTATAATAATTCCACTGCACAAGCATATGCTGTCGCTAACGATATTAACTTCGTATCTCTTGACAGTGAATATGAAAATGCAAAGGATTATGTAGATTCTGATTTCGTCATTGAAGATGGGGTGTTGGTAGACTATCTTGGTGATGGTGGAGATGTGTATATACCATATGGTGTTACTGAAATAGCCTCATATGCATTTAATTGTACTTATAGTAATATTTATTCCATAATAATTCCCGATACAGTCAACAAAATCAACGAATATGCATTCGAGTGTTGGGGATATACTACGGAGTTATCTAAATTGGTCATTGGTTCTGGAGTATCGGAAATTGTAATGCCTATTTGTGATTCAGTTAATTTTTCAGAGGTAGTTGTTGATGTTGGGAATAAAACATATTATTCAGAGGATGGTGTACTTTTTGATAGGAATAATAAGGAATTAGTGTACTATCCTAGCGGAAAACCATATGAGGAGGTATATCAGATACCGGAAGGTATTTCTAGTGTAAACAAATATGCATTTTATCAGTATTATGGTCAAATCAGTATTTACGAGTTGTATATACCAGAGAGTGTAACAGAATTTAATGATGCATTTTCTTGGATTAAAATTGATACTTTAGCAAATATTCGTGTTTCTGAAAACAATCCAATATATAGTTCTTATCAAGGAATTTTGTACGATAAGCAATTAGAAGAATTGCTATTCGTACCTCAAAACATTTCTGGAGACATAGTAATACCAGATAGCGTTACTAAATTTAGAAGCAAAAATGTCTTTGATTGGTGTCACAATCTAAAAAGCCTTACAATTGGTAATGGGCTTAAAAATATGCCCAGTTTGTTTGACTGCCAAAATCTTGAATATATTGTTATTGGCAAAAGTATTGAGAATTATCCTTATAATGTGTTTGGACAATGCTATAGTTTGAAAACGGTAGTTTTAAATGCCGAGAATACAAAAAATGCGGTTTGTCCTCCTTATGTAGAAAAACTTATAGTAGGTAAGAATGTGTCATATTTTTATGCGGACCATTATAATTTGGATGATCTTGCCCAAATAGAGTTTAACAACCCGGAAATGGTTATCTATGGAAAAAATATTTTTAGTGATACATCGTACTACTGGACTCCGTCAAATTGGGATAATGGTGCATTGTATATAGGCACACATTTGATTAAAGTACGTGAAGCACTAAAAGATTATGTTGTGAAAGATGGGACGACTGTAATTTGTGATGGTGCAACTTCTAACTTGTTTAGCATAGGTGTGCCTAAAAGTGTACAATACATTGGAGAGTGGTGTTTTGATTACCTTATTCATATCTTTTATGAAGGCGCAGAATTGGCATGGAAAAATATTACTATTGCTGAGAACAATGGCTTTTATGTAACTAAACATTATGGAGCGCTATATGGAATGCAAGCGCCGCAAGTAATGGAGCCTACATGCTTGGAATCGGGAGTTACGCTCAGAAAATGTAGTATTTGTGAGAAGGAGTATGAATATGATTTTGAGGCAGCGCTAGGACACCTTGTGTCAGAAGAGTGGATTGAGAAGCAGAAACTTACTTGTACAACGGATGGAATTAAAGTAAAGATTTGTCAGCGATGCAATGAGATTGTTGAAGAACAGAAAACAAAGCATGTTGGTCATAGTTATGAATCACATACTGTATTACCTTCGTGTGAGGGAAAGGGCTATACAATGCACATATGCTCTGTATGTCAGGATCAGTATAGCGATAATTATATTGATGAGATGGGTCATAGGTGGCACATTGAACAAATTGAACCGTCAAGTTGTACGGAGAATGGAGAAATAAAATATACTTGCTCAGTATGTGATAATACCTATTCGGAAATTGTTTTGGCAACGCATAACTGGTCTACAGAATGGACAGTGGATGTACAGGAAACTTGTACAACTACTGGCAGCAAGTCGCACCATTGTATTAGCTGCGAAGAAAAAACAGATATAACAGTAATCCCGGCTACACATATATGGTCTGACGAGTGGACTGTTGATATTGAGCCTACCGAAACAAGTGAAGGCAGTCAATCTCGGCATTGTACTCGTTGCGACGCAAAGACTGATGTAACAATCATACCGATGCTGACTACTGAGACTCCTGCTGAGAATTTTACTTATCGGATTAGAGACGGTAAGGTTACAATTAGCGGGTATAATGGAACTTCTCCAACAATGAATATACCTGCCTATATTGAAGGTTACCCCGTAACTATTATTTCTTCATTTGCGTTTTATAACAATACAACCATAACAAGAGCAACCTTACCATATACCATTACGGATATGGAAGACTATGCATTTTATAATTGTTCTAATTTATCAGAGATAACTTTAGGAAGCGGATTGACGAAAATACCTCAAAACGCTTTTTCGGATTGTGGCAAATTGATAATTGTTAATTTACCGGAAACCATTATCACTATAAGTGACTATGCTTTTTATAATTGTGAGTCACTGACGGAAATCAATGTTCCAAATACGATCTCAACTATTGGCGCCAATGCATTTTACGGTACAGCTTGGTTTGATGGATTATCTGACGATTGTTTGATAATGGGCGATGGAATCTTGATGAAATTCCAAAATGAGTTTGGCGATGATATCATAATTCCGGAGGGTGTAAAATCGGTATACGGCGATTTTACCGGAGGAGCGTTTGAGACGTCCTATGTAGGCATTGTCTATATACCGAGCACTCTGACAAATTGGAGTCAAAGTGCTTTGGGACTAGAGGCACTATCCTTTGTGGTGGACGAAAATAATCCGTTCTTGTGCACTGTGGATGGCGTGCTTTACAGTTCGGATATGACACGATTGAAAGCGGTACCCTCTCGAAAAAACGGCTCTATCCGTTTACCAGAAACAGTACGGTATATTGAATCGAGTGCTTTTGCTTGGTCCTATTTAGATGAAGCTGTGTTGAATGATGGACTGTTAGAAATCGGAGATAATGCATTCTATTTTGCAAATGTGAAAATCAATATACCGAATACAGTAACAACAATTGGCGAAAATGCGTTTTCTTATAATAAAGCAATAACCGAAATTGTCATTCCATCCGGCGTAAATGAACTCGAAGATTGGACTTTCTCGGGTTGTTCGTCTTTGAAAAAAATTACACTTCCTGAGAACTTGACAAAAATTGGCTCGTATACATTTTCTGACTGCACTGCACTGACTGATGTATACTATGCAGGCGAGCAAAGTCAGTGGAATTCAATTAGTATTGATTACGGTAATGAAGATTTAACAAATGCAAATATTCACTATAATCAAATAGAAAACGAAGCTGTTACAGGAGATGCTAACGGTGACGGAGAAATGAATGTTCTTGACCTTATAGCAATTAAAAATAACTTATTAGGAACAACAGCTTCCGATATGTCAGCGGATTTAAATAAAGACTCAGAAATTTCTATTGTGGATTTACTTATGCTGAAAGATTTAATTTTTAAACAGA comes from Oscillospiraceae bacterium and encodes:
- a CDS encoding thioredoxin reductase, giving the protein MSNIVIIGSGPAGVSAALYTSRANIDTLVISNESSALLKAEKIENYYGFEEAISGKELHDNAIEGAKKAGARFVKEEVVGIGFEERLCVYTDKNKYSADSVIIATGASRKAPLIKGIAEFEGRGVSYCAVCDAFFYRGKNVAVIGNSSYALHEAKELLPVVNSVVLLTDGKPLEVETDIETINTKISEIIGNETVNGVLFEDNSKIEIDGLFVAIGVAGSTELAKKIGILTEKGKIVVDENMATNVPGIFSAGDCNGGLLQISKAVSEGAVAGTQAIKYIRGK